One Alnus glutinosa chromosome 13, dhAlnGlut1.1, whole genome shotgun sequence genomic window, TCTAAAATCAGCCAAACGCAGCATTTCATCCTCTGTTTTGGAGTTTCAACTTGATGAGATGCGGAAAGAACTGTCTTCGATCCATGGGGGAATATTCCCTCATTCTGTCTTGTCTACTCAACAAATCAGCACGATAAGTGCCCAGAAGCCAAATTCAGTGGAACAGGCAAGTTTTATCCATCATCAGTCCAATTAGTTTTGAGTAGCAATCCTTCAATTAGTTTGTTTCAAAAATGTCTTGGTTTCTCCAACTTGTAGCTTTTGCATCTAATAAAGTTGTCCTGAAGTAAGGAAAGCCACAAGAACATATTCATTTGCTTCTCCTCAACTATAGAAACTGCTGGGgagggggagagggagaggtTGGAAGGGGCATTGTGAAAACGGTGCCAAATGTAAACCTTATCAGAAAAAACTAAGTAAATGCTATTTTCACAGTTTTTTTTGTTCAGAAATCTTTCATACATTGATGATGTTCCCCCTTGATTGTGAAATTAAGTACAAATGTGATGACAGTGATGTGACAGAATGGTAGAAATCAAGTTTTAAAAATGGCATTATTCTTATGAATAGGAAGCTGTAGCAATTTTGAATTCTAGACCCTAGCAACTCAGCTGTTCATTCCTTGGTTGCTATTGGTTGTGATTCTTAAACAGCCCAGGTGGTAGCCTATCAACCTGAAACTTTAGTGTCATAACGTATCCAATTTTTCTTGCAGTTGGAGAAAATCATTGGAAAATTGAAGACGGAGAGATATGGGAGTAGAATTCTTGAACAAGTTGAGAAGTACTCCAACTCCGTGCAGACTGACAAGTTaaatgaagaacaaggaagTCAAAATAGAGCTACCAAACGGCAGAAAAGCAAAAAGGCTCTCGTTCTTATTGaaagcagtgatgatgaggcgTGAGTGGATTAGTAAATTAAAGGCGATTTTGTGATGAATATTTAGTTGAGACAGTTGGGGGGATCTTGACTGCTCTTAAACTTGATTTTCcttgttcttccttttcttcattCTTCTGGACCTGAAATGAATGAATCAGTAGCCACATTTTCACACCATTTCTTTAGAGATAAAAAGGTATTGGTAGTATAGCTAaactattaagaaaataaaaggaaaaattttatCTAATGAGTAGCATTCCTGATTATCTACCAACGAGAAATCAAATAAAAGTGAACAATTCAGAGAAAAGCGACattcaaataaagaaaagtttGAATCAATTTAAATTCCCAAAATGGTGCCGAAATTCTTCAGTCTCAAATCACAATCCCATTGCTCAGAAACCCTTTAAATCcgaactaaaaagaaaaaagaaaaaagaaaaacagaagaagaagatgaagctagAAAATCAGATTGTTTATTTGAAGCCAACAATCCAAGAAATGTTTTAAGAACAATTTGAACATCAAACTCAAATTCCTCCCAAAACGGTGGGGGGTGTCCTTTGCAAATGAGGTTTCACCCTCCCAGTCGTATGCGCGTATGAGGAGGAAGCCAGTTACGTCCTCCAAGAAATACACGAGGGAGTTTGAGGTAATCACATTTGACGACAAATTTTGGCCCACAAAGCTGTCCAAGtggcaggggcggagccagcttttaTGTTTTGGAGgaaccaaaatgaaaaaaaaaataatttgggagGGTCAAAACTATAAATTTAACATTCAATTTTTATCACATCTAACATGTGTgatcaagaaaaataacacCATTAGTTTATATTGTTAGTTTAAAAGACAAATCGCTCTTTATGAATTTAAAAATCCTTATGGttgacctaatttacaaattactccttgtaatcaaattttattaaaaatgttgacagattccgttaggcGTCACGTCaatgccaataagatggcgatatgtgtcattcttaataaaaaaatataaatatataaacttaaaaaactattttaaaaaaaatgaaaaaaggaaaggggtggcctgcgagccacccccagcccaAGGAGGAGGCCAGgcgccaccccagaggtggctaggggtggcgcacggccacccctttcctttttttaatttttttttttaaaaaacaatatatatataattttttaagtttcacatatttatatttttttttcaattattacaCAAGGGCATTGGGGGTAATTATTAGGTCTGATGACCCGAATACCCTACCTGCTGACCATTAGACCCAGATATTGTCACAAAGTGTCATGTTGGATGCCATCTTTCAACACATCAACATTGGCCCCCGCGATCAAGGGCAAACCTAATTTTTTTCACCCTTTAGATGGAATATGAGTTTCTAGCAAATCATTTAGtaattgagaaagaaattgctaaaAATTTCATTACGGAGATGTTAATGGAGAAAATTTATTCTAAGAAAGACCGTCATCAAGCATAATTCAAAGAATATGCCAAGttcttttttggaatttttttgggtacatgtctatagcaaaataggaagaaaaaaaaaattgtattcaaATGggaagttctttttttttaacagaataatTATCACCACTTTCATTACTCATAATAACAAAAAGTGATCCTATCAAAGCAGAGGATCTAGGGCCACAAAGAATCCCTAAAAACAATATCACGAACACTCCTTAGAGTCTCTTCCAACCAACATAAATCTACATTATTACTAGAGGCCTTCTTAGCTAAAACATGGGCTGTAGCATTACATTCGCGAGGGGTATAGGCAAAGCTCACCAACTGGAAACAACCCTTCTCAAGAtggatattttctaaaaaaatggcCAACTCGTGAAACATAAGGAGGagcagaatttatttctttgacCACTTGGGCTGCATCACCTTCAAAAACTACATCTAAGAAGCCCACTTCTTTGCTGAATTGCATTGCTAATAAAGCCGCAATAACCTTAGCTGTCTTGGGATCTACCTTCACTTGCTTTGTCACACTCCTAGCCCCCAAGCATACACCATTGCAGTCTCTGACGATCACTCCAATCCCAAGCCATCCTTTTTGCAAGCTCAATGTGGCATcccaatttattttgaaaacaccACTAGGAGGTGGAGTCCATGAAGAAGGGCGAAAGAGAGATTATGTACCCCTTGGTGAGAGTTCTATACATTCATTCCCATTGCATCTTTTGAATTCAATCAGTGAGGTTGCCCCTTCTTTGTACACAGTATCAGGGTGGACAAAAGTTCCCTCAAACACCAACGTGTTCCTCCGAAGCCATATCCGCCGGGTTAATACTGCCAAAAGATCGAGGTCCTCCTTGCTCATTTTTCCCATACAATGCTCAACTAAAGATCTAAACGTAGCACCTTCACAATAGCATTTTTGAAACACGAACAGATGACTTCCCCAAACATCCCTAGCAGCAAGGCAGGATTATAGGGCATGAGAAGTAGTCTCCTCTTCTAAAGTGCAACATGGGCAATTCTTATCTTCTACTACCTTTCTTTTAAAAAGGTTGGCCTTGGTTGGCAATAAATCGTTACAAGCCTTCCACATAAAAAGCTTTACCGAGTTTGGGACTTCCAAAGATCAAATAGCTTTCCATACCTCCCGTCCCTTGTGCCAGTGAGAACATTGGCCTCCTTCTTGATCTTGTAGCTCCTTTCCCAAGTGATACGCACTTCTAACGGTGAAAACGCCATTATCTGTGCCCCTCCATATAAGTCGGTCTCGTGCTAACATCGGACTAAGAGGaatattaataataaccatAGCCTCTTCCTCCCCAAAGACTGCCCTTATTAGATCAACTTTCCAACCCTTCGTCTCTGTGTCTATCAGTCCAGCTACAAGAGCATTTTCATCTAGCATTCTTGGAGGGGATTGAACGGTAAAGGTGGTTGGCCTAGGTATCCATTGCTCCCCCCACACCTTAATAGCTTTTTCATCTCCCACTCTCCACGCCAACCCTTTGCTCGGTAATGATCGAGCATTAAAAATACTCTGCCATGCAAAGGAGGGCCTAGCTTATAGACCCCAATGATGCATGCAAGAAAGAGGCCTTTGGAAAGTATTTTGCTTTAAGTATTTGTGCCGCCAGAGAGGAAGGCTCCTGCAAGATTCGTCATCCTTGCTTGGCGAGCATGGCTTTGTTGAAAAGCACCAAGTCTctaattctttttaaatatgATTGTATAAAtatgtaacttttgtatacaaTTATAAATTATGACAGACTTGTCTGctcttattttatataaacgCACGTACACGCACACATatatgaactatatatatatatatatatatatatatatatatatatatatatatatatatatttgtcgcTTTGGAcgcccccccccaaaaaaaaaaaaaagaaagaaataaaaaatattggttCCACCCTTGCCCACGATCCCAACGGCAAGTGATTGTTTGCAACAGTCACAGGGCTTAGGAAGTGCAACAATAGGAAAGATTCCAATTAGTGTGTGCCATGGTTGGCAACTATGACAAATTGGCTATAAAAGGTCGTGGAAACAAGGTAAAAAGAGGACTTTCGTCTCCTTCTTTTGAACCATACACTCTACATTCTTAACTATCTTTTTAGGTcatactaacttaagcatcagagctATTCTTCGTCAGCCTGCTCCGGCAATTTCTTGGacttatatttttcctttttgtaggTACCTTCCTCATATTGCTACCTCGCTCGACAATCAACCGTTCTAACAATGGAGATCTTTAAAAGAGTTTAATTTAAGGTTACGTTGGTTTTTCCAATATCTATGGcaagtatttatttaaaaaaattaaataaataaaggcgCTCTTGAATTATCcgccgattttaaaatagctttCTGAATTTTCAAATGTGCTAATGTGACTCATTAAAATATAAAGTGTGTCCaaaaaaaatgctacttttttattaaattcctATAATACACTTATTCtcttataaactaaaaaaaacaaaaaattaaaacaaaaataaattaattaattaaaaaaactattaatataaaactgaaaagttaaagaaattaaaagcttaaaaaaaataataactttttaatttaaaagaagaagaagaagaagaaactaagGGGTTACCACGCGCCACCTTGACCACCTATGGGGTGGCCCGAAGACCACCACAAAGAAAGCCGGAGATGGTGCCCGCCACTGCCCGCTTATGGGGATGGCCACGGCCACCCCAAAGCCACCACGAGGGTTGGCTCGAAGGCCTCCACCCCCCCTTTCCTTCAAgtggctcacaggccaccccagccaccccttggtttttttttcttctttttttaattaaaaaattttaattttgaagtttttaatttctttaactttttagttttatatatttatatttttttatcgaCAATGACATGTGTCGTCATGTTATTAGTGTTAATGTTGACACTAACAAAATTCGTAAAgtaatttgatagaattcgaatacaatgactaaattgttattttttgcctacGTTGAAAACCTTTGAATTAGTTTTTACTAGTACAAAACCCGCATTATGCGCGGGATTCTTCATtgtcatttaatttcaaaatttaaatttaatttctattgtAATTTTCATTATAAGTTAAAAAAAGGCgtgcaaaataatatataatatgattcacttgaaatacatggaccggttcagttttacttaaatgacCCGTTTTCTACTTAAATGAtcggttcaatgtttaaaaaatatgaattcacaccacgtgtcataattctatGTTAACTCTAAGTTTGAActcagcttatatatatatatatatatatgatgttttACTAAAAAATTAGCCAAGTGTATgtcataattataattttttttaaaaagtctcaacacttaatgcggctataatgacattttatattataatgCAAAAAAAGTCCTTATTTTAGCCTTACGAAGTTTCACACCcatgatatttttattaaagcgtaataaatttattaaaatcatgacaaagcCGATTCAGCCTTTAAAATTCATCaggttttttacttaaaagaatAGTTCAGTGTTtaaaattatgggttcacgcCACGTATCATAATTCTATACCAATTCTAAATTGGAACTCggctttatatatatgattacactgagcgatttgtaatttaagtcaaccacatagatatatttttcattttttttaaaaggttttaaGAGAATAGAagtattatataaatatattaaaaaaatggtctttttggcacactttaATAATTTGATGAATCACTTTAACAAAAGGGAAGTACATGTTTATTGCGCATGTATTCAAtcacataaaacataaaatcagAACAAGTaacgagtatatatatatttggatcttcttttttttttaacataaaattcattttttataacgTGTAACATGTGTGATCAAAAGGCTGAAAAGATATAAATATGGTAAAAAGAGGATTTtttaaattaggaaaaataacCCCATTAGTTTGTATTGTTGGTTTAAATGATAAATCGTTCATTGTTGATTTGTTGTATTAAAATGAATTCAGAAATCCTTATgattgacttaatttacaaattgcttattggagtcaaatttcattaaaaatgttGACTGATTCAGTTAGGCGCCACGGCAATACCAATAAAATAGCGATACATGtcactttaaataaaaaatataaatatatgaacttagaaaaattattttaaaaaaatgaaaaaaggaaaggggtggtctgcgagccacccccagcccaAGGAGGAGGCCGGGcaccaccccagaggtggccgggggtggcgcacggccacccctttccttttttcaaattttctttttttaaaaaaaaatatatataattttttaagtttcacatatttatattttttttttattaagaatgacatTTGTCGTTATTTTATTGTCGTTGATGTGGTACATAACGCAATTTGtcaatttttaatagaatttaactttagagagctatttataaattaagccaattacaaaaatctcaaaattcattCTAATATCTTAAGGAGAACAATTTATCATTTAGGCCAGTCACGTAAAGTAATAAtccaatttttctaaattttatgtAAGGTTGGCAGAAATTTTAAATATGTAGAAAATATTAGAATTAAACGGAGATTATTAGTTTGAATCATTCACCTCTCTTGTGTGAacatatcaaaaaataaataaataaataaataaaataaaataaacggtcGGCTgagcataaagaaaaaaaaatgagacctTTTGGCCTCGGGCATCCAACATCATGAGTTAAGTAAAAAAGGTGTTCTGTCAACGGCCCAACCCaacttttatcatttattgtctctctctctctctctccccactATTCCATTGATAATTGATTGCGAAAGTCCAACCATAACTTTTTGGTGTGATAGTGTCCCCTCGTGATTTAATTATAAAtccatttttgtatttttttttgtgatctGCAAAAGGGAGACTGGAGAGCCTGTCTAGCTGTGGGTGGGTGAGTCATGAGTGAGTGGGTCAAACATCCTTTcgagtttttgttatttttaaaataatttcttaCAAGCATAATTTTTCATGGTTATGCTGCGTCAAAGCATCATTGTTCTAGGAAAGTTGTAATAAATGAGCCTCCAAAGTTGTGCGGTGCTCACGAGAGAGAATTAGCATTCTCTCCGGTTGTAGTACAACCGGAGAAGATTCAATTGGTTGCAAGTAAggatattttggtaattttatatCTTGTGTATAACTAAATGGCTCCTCTCCGGTTGAACCCAACTGGAGAAGATCCAGGTCCACAAGAGATGGTATAATCGGATACAAATTTTGATAAAACTCACACTTAATAATTGGCTAGCAAATGAAGAGTGTCGAAGAGCTTACACGCACTTGGTTAATATTAGATTTAACTCATGGGAGACATAAGAATCGTAACATACCACTACGCTTTTGCAACAGACGTTCACGGTTGCCTATTTTATCAACATTGACAAATGGTTATCCTTTATATTTTGGCAGCTCCACTCATCTATTACTATTTTAATCTGGCCAATAGGCAGGACCGGctcgataaattttgaggcctaaAGTGAGAAGTTTAAGTTATgcctttttaattaaattaaatttattttaatatttatattatgcttttttatttatttaatatgtcaattaaagcatttttttttctatttgtaaaatgtattttaaaactttttttttatatataacttattagatatagaatgacttatcaATTGCTTCATAGgcatgaaataataataagatttaaataaaaaaaatttaaaaaaattagaaataatttatataaagattgatttgtaatagaatataatgcgagaaaaaaattgttgaacaTTGAAGACTAGGGCTATGCAGAACCCGCAAGACACGATCCGACCCAATGAAACGGCACCGACCCGTCCCGCAAAAACGTTTAACCCGCACATTATAACCGGTTTTCGTTCCTAAATTTCGCAAACCGTGCGGTGCGCTGCGATTTGCGGGTTGGGATGTTAAAAAATGTTGGAGACCCGACTCGACCCGCACcgcatgaaaaagaaaaaaaaaaaagaaaagaataaaaatacccttaaccAGTTAACCCTAGCGTTTCCTAAACccatcttcattttttcctttcttttcttctagcgCCGCACTCCCCCTCttctattcatttttcattttttctttcggTGGTACTCCTTCCTCTGAATCTTCACGAACCTCTCAAGATCTCCGAGTCCATGGCGAGCATTGCGAACGTTGCGGGGTGGTCAAGGTTGCTGGAGGTCCACAAGTTCGCGAAGTGGTCAAGGTTTGAGTCAAACCGTCTCCTGCTTCCCTCAGATCCACTGCATTTCGCTTGAAAACACTCAAAATAGTTGCTTTTATTATTCTCTCTCCCTCAAATCTACTCAATTTCAGTTCTCGTCAATCTTTGCTTTTTTCTTGTTGCTCTCATATTCAATCTCATTCTTGGTTTTAGTTGCTAATGGCATATCTAATATTAAATTTAACTAATGTAGAACACAAGAATCATAACACAATCGTTAGAAGGAACACTCCCCGATGGCATAATCTGCATTTGGTCTTTTGTTAAAGAATTACTGACGATTCTCACAAACGACATGGAACTGTAAGACAGTTGATTGCGTGCACATTGAGTTTCTACTGACAGCGCCAAATTATTATAACAGTTGGTCATTTCGGTTATTGAAGCCTCTTCTTAcccttttctttaaaaaaaaaaaaaattggaaaaatacaaaaaagaaatgggGAAGGGGGTTTAAATAGCTAGTAGAACCCAAAATATGGGAGTAAAAAGATCATTCTCTAGCCGTTAGAATTAAAATAGCTAtttaaaaaagtatcaatttttACTTTAGAGTCATGATATCACAGTCGATCGAGAGGCATATCCGATCAGTCAAGACTCATGATACTGTTACGTCAATCCAATAAAATAGAGGTGAAATTAAGAGTATAGTATTTAACATTATTCTAAAATAAGGtctattcaaatatatatatatatatagagaaatgatccctacactcatttctcacaacagctccacaacaagctgatgtggcttgtaatattttattattttttttgttttcttttcttttctttttgtaaaaaaataataaaatattaccagccacatcagcttattgtgagactgttgtgagaaatgagtgtagggatcatttctcataggGGTGAAAAGGCGGTGGCGGTTGgcggttattggccaaaaccgcCAACCGTAACCGCCTAGGGCGGTTACTGAAAATCACAAACCGCCTCCGgcaaccgcctaggcggttgcCGGTTATGAAAAAACCGCCGGTTGGCGGTTAAAAACCGGCAACAAGCAACCGGcaaccgtttttttttttttttttacatttggcCGTGCGGAAATCGACCCCTCCACCGCCGACGTCATCCTCTGCCTCTTCGTGGACCgagccaccaccaccacttCAGACTCCGATGAGTCCTCATCCAACAACAATGACCACTCCAGATCTACCCAACCACCACGACCGCTCCAGATCTACCCAACCATGACCACCACTCCAGATCTACCCAACCACCACGACCGCTCCAGATCTACCCAACCACGACCACCACTCCAGATCTACCTTCACTCTCACGTGCTCCACCGCTAATCGTCCCTCCAGTGCAACTAACCGTCCTCCAACTCCTCTATTGTTCCGATCTCTCCAATTCCATCAATAGAGCTTCCACCGCCCTCGATCTCCTCCCCATCACCCTGGAGCTTCTCTTCGAAGATTGCGTTAAACGACTGGAGAGGGAGACGAGAGAGAATAGAGATGAGAACCatgagagagttgagagaaTGGAGATGAGAATCATGAGAGAGTTGAGAGGTGAGGGCACTGAGGGGCTGGCGGCGTGGAGAGGGAGACGAGAGAATGTGATGagtctaggttttttttttgtgtttttaatgtCTAGGTTAAAATTCCAAAACGatgtgttttggttttggtgtttttatatctaaaaaataatatatatatactaggttaaaatttcaaaatgatgtgtttttgattttggtgtttttatatctaaaaaataataataaatatatatatatatataataataataatattataaaggcggttagcggttataaccgctaaccgcatttctaaaaaccgctaaccgcctttatAGGGCGGTTTCCGGTTAGCGGTTACCGGTTTTTAGGCGGTTTTAACGGTtatacggttagcggttatggacggttagcggttagcgggcGGTTATTGCGGAcggttattttcacccctaatttctcatatatatatatatatatatatatatatatataaagaaacaaGTGAGTGTGTCACCGTGAAAGAATGCAAATAAGTTACTCCACTATATGATTTGAAGTAGGAAGTCTTAGAAAACACATCACCAAatgatagggaaaaaaaaaaaaggcagagttgtttttgttttgaacggATCTTGTCATGGGCATCTTTTTCCAAATCATTGCTATGAGTCACGCCTAAATCATCACAAGCTTCtcaaaaatcaaatcatcatgacaagaaaaatattaatgtttTGTACAAGTAAATGTtggtaaatattattttaaaccGCTAAAGCGGTTGTTTTTTTGCCCTCTTATTACTCAAATGGTAATGACGAATTTGGCTACGATGcggtaaaaaaaaactacaatattttttaacggtttatatttaattttattaactcTTTCATTATAAAAAATGGGAtacaaaagaaatcattttGGTTGCTAAAGCAACGCATAATGGAGGCATGCTGCAGCCCGCACGCAGAGGAAATGatcttcttcatttcaaatgaaatagagaaGAACCAGTTGATATTAAAAGAGGGacaaaattatctcaaaattaaTATTGAGACAATTTTACCTCTCATGTTTGCCTAACTGACTACTCTTCATTTCTAATAAAATGTAGACAACCGGTTTCGGCACGCGGGAGGATAGATTTGGGCCGATAAGGGTCATTTATGATAGAATAACAAGCACTTTTGTATAATCAAAAGAGTTGTGAAGTAGGAATTGACATGGAGTAGTATTATATATTGCagttttatttcataattattttataatactgACTTGATAATTTTAATTAGAATAATATTGATAATTAAATGTTAGTAAGTGGGacatgtgtacttttttttcttttttccaactAATCATATAACTTAGATCTACATTACTCAAAAGAGTGGTGCCCTATGTTCAAATTGAGGAGGCTTGGCAGTGGTATCCATGCTTTGTTGTTGCCTTGTACAGTTGTACTTTACTTTTGGGCCTGACGCTGCCACTTCTCCACCAATAGAGAATTGAATTCtatattcttattctttttctttttcttttaatttttcataaaataataataataataacgaaCCCACTACATACGTTTTGAACTTTTTAAAAGCTAGGCTGGGTCCAAATTAGAACATAGAAGAAGCCTGAAACAGTACCCCCAAATGGCGAACGCCAACAAATGCAGAAAGCAGATGGATGACAATCACCATCCGTCTCAGACTCAGTCTCTGCTTCCAGGACTCCCCGACCACATCGCCGAGCTCTGCCTTTCCCTTATCCACCCCTCTTCTCTCTACTCCGTCTGCCGCTCATGGCGTCGCCTTATCTACTCTCCTTCCTTCCCCCCTTTCCTCTCTTTATACgttcttttatcttcttcttcttcttcttcttcttcttcaacgtcCTCCCAGTCCCACCTCCACTTCTGTACCTTCGATCCCATCTCATCCACTTGGCATCCCCTCCCTCCGCCACCGCCTGATCCACCGCTCCGTGTCCTCCTCCATCACCCATCTTTCATATCCCGCAGCCTTCCCATTCAATCGGTTTCCGTCTCCGGCAACCTCGTCCTCCTCGCCGCCACCGCCCACAACTTCACCCCCGCACTCTCTCGCCCTCTAATTTTTAACCCGCTCTACAAAACCTGGGCCTTCGGCCCGCCACTCGCCAGGCCGCGCCGCTGGTGCGCAGCCGGCGCGGCGCGCGGCGAGGTGTACGTGGCAAGCGGGATGGGATCCCAGTTCTCCATCGCTACGGCTCGGTCGGTGGAGAAGTGGAAGTTGGGAAACCAGCGCAACTGGGAAAGGAAGAGCGGGCTTAAAGATGGGCGGTTTAGCAGAGAAGCGATTGACGCGGTGGGGTGGAGAGGGAAGCTTTGTATGGTGAATGTAAAAGGCGATGCTGCGAAAGAAGGGCTGGTTTACGATGTGGAGAAGGACGCGTGGGAGGAGATGCCGGAAGGCATGATAGGCGGGTGGAGAGGGCCGGTAGCGGCCATGGATGAGGAAGTTATGTACGCGCTGCACGAGCGCAGGGGCGCTCTGAGAAAGTACGACCCGGAGAGGGATGCGTGGGAGGAGATCATGGAGTCGGAAAGGCTGAGAGGCGCGCTGCAGATGGCTGCCGGTGGTGGCAGAGTGTGTGTTATTTGCGGTGTTGGTAATCAGATTGTGGTGGTGGATGTGGTGGCGCCGCTAGGAAGATTGTGGG contains:
- the LOC133855078 gene encoding F-box/kelch-repeat protein SKIP25: MANANKCRKQMDDNHHPSQTQSLLPGLPDHIAELCLSLIHPSSLYSVCRSWRRLIYSPSFPPFLSLYVLLSSSSSSSSSSTSSQSHLHFCTFDPISSTWHPLPPPPPDPPLRVLLHHPSFISRSLPIQSVSVSGNLVLLAATAHNFTPALSRPLIFNPLYKTWAFGPPLARPRRWCAAGAARGEVYVASGMGSQFSIATARSVEKWKLGNQRNWERKSGLKDGRFSREAIDAVGWRGKLCMVNVKGDAAKEGLVYDVEKDAWEEMPEGMIGGWRGPVAAMDEEVMYALHERRGALRKYDPERDAWEEIMESERLRGALQMAAGGGRVCVICGVGNQIVVVDVVAPLGRLWVVDLPTGFEAVAVHILPRMSRLEFGFPSVE